CTGTTCGCTGCCGCCGATGATGCGGCCGGATTCCGATTCCTGCGGGTGCGGGAAGATGTGCGCCACGTCGCCGGTCACCGTGTAGTAGTCGACGTACAGGTAGCCGTCGTAGTTCGGTTCGGTGACCTTGACCGTGATCTTCTCGCCCTCGATGAAGCGCTCGGAGTGGCCGGTGAACGGCGTCACCGTCAGGCCGTACTGGCCGTCGTCGTTGCGCGCCTTGTAGGCCTTGAGGATCTCGACCACCTCGCAATGCGGCCAGATCCGGTGCTCGACCTGCACATCCGCGGACTTCACGCCCTGCACGCCGAGCACGCGCTGCTTGACCGCGGCGATGTCGTCCGCGCGCGAAACGTAGCCGGTCACCTTGACCGAGCCTTCGCCCTCGTCGACGCTGGCCTCCAGCGCCGAGCACGGGAACGCCGCCAGCTCCTTCTGCACCGGCGCCAGGATCGACGGCTTCGGATTGAGCAGGATGTACGCGAGGTAGAGCAGCGGGATCAGCAACGCGACCAGCGCGCCGATGCGCAGCAGCATGCGGTCCCACTGCCGCGGGTACTTCGGCCCGGAGGGATCGGCCACGCCGTAGGGCTGCGGGGTGATCTTCTCCTCGCGCAGGGTGTGGATCGGCGCGGGCGCGACCGGCAGCTGGCGGCCGTGCAGCTCCTTGAGCTTGCCGAGTTCGCCGGTGTCGCCGTTCTCGTAGTAGTACTGGCCGACGAAGCCGCACAGCAGCGCGTGGTAGTAGACCTCGCGCACCTCGTCCTGGTCCTGGCGCAGGCTCGACAGGTGCTGGAAGAATTCGTTGCCGGCGTTGTTGGTGTTGAACATCGTGACCTGCAGCGGGACGCTGCCGGTCAGGTAGGCCGGGTTGCGCGCCATGATCTCGTCGATCCACGCCGCCACCGCGAATGCGCCGGCATCGGCCTGCTCCGGGCGCTTGCCGTCCGCCTGCGCCGCCGCCTTGGCGCGGTCGATCAGTTCGCGCGCGCGCGCGGTGACCGCGGCCGCGGCTTCGCTGGCCTGGCCGGCGGTGACCTTCTCGTCCAGCGCCAGGCCGAACGTGAACACCGGGAGGAAGTGGTGCAGGAGTCGGGCCATGCGTTCAGTCCTGCGTTGCGACCGGGAACAGCTTGATCACGGTCGAGTCGGACGGCAGGTCGGAGAACACGGCGATGTTGCGGCCGTTCTTGATCATCTGCCAGAAGGGATGGGTGGTGTCGACCAGGAAGTAGGTGGTGTTCGGGCTCTTCTGCGGCAGCTCTTCCGGCGGCACCGGCAGCAGGTCGATCTTCAGGCCGAACAGCGCGGCGGACAGCAGCCGCGGCATCTCGTCCATCGAGGCGATCTTGCCGGTGCGCGACAGCCGCGCGAACAGCTCGGCGCCCTTCTGCTCGGACTCGAACGCCAGGTAGAAGCGGGTCTTGTCGCTCTCGAACAGGTTGGCCGGCAGGTCGGCGCGGTAGAAGCGGCCGTCGTAGGCCAGGGTGATGCCGACCTCGGCGCCGACGGTGAGCGCCTTGATCAGCGCCTCGGCGCGGTCGAAGCCGATCCGGAAGCAGCGGCGCAGGTCGTCGTGGTCGTAGTCCGGCAATTCGGTTTCGCGCGGCTTGCCGGCCAGCTCGCCGAAGTAGCCGATGTCCTCGGAGAACACCGAGAACTCCGCGACCAGCCGGCGCAGGTCCTGGTACATCGCGTACGCGGACACCGTGTTCAGCCGCGCGTGCTCCTGGAACAGGGTGATGTAGCGGGCGAAGGTCTGCATCATCACCACCCGCATCACTTCCTGCGCGCTGGTCGATGCGGCGCGGATGCCGCGCTGGCGCTTGACCGAGGCGAAGTCCTGGCCGCGCGAAACCAGCAGGTCGCGCAAGGCGCGCGTCCAGCGCGCGAGGTTGTGCGAGGCGCCGACCGCGGTGGTCGGCGGGATGTAGTCGGGCGAGAGCTTGAACTTGCCCGGCCCGGCGGGAATCAGTTCGGCGAACTTGTAGCTGTCCGAGGAACGCACGATCGCCTCGGCGTTCTCGTCCAGCCCGGTGACGATGTTCGGCTGGTACAGCAGGAAGTCCACGTCCGCCGCCGGCGCCTGCGGGTCGAACGGATCGGCCAGGCTGTCGGTGGCCAGCGCATGGCGCGCGACCAGGCGTTCGGATTCGCGCGCGGCCAGGCCCTGGATCGCGCGGTCGCGGTTGAACGCCAGCCACACCGGGATCGGCTCGTTGCTGGTCGGCACCAGGTCGGCGATGTTGCGCTGGGGCACGCGGGTGTTGCCGGCGGCGGTGTCGATCGAGCCGCCCACCAGGCGCTCGCCGTCGCGGGTCACCAGCGCGAAGCCCTGGACATCGATCACGCCGCTGCCCAGCGCATCCTCGCGCAGGCGCAGGCTTTCATAGCCCCACGGGAACGGCGTCAGCCGCAGGTGCAGCGCATGCCGGTTCGCCTGCTGCCAGGCATCCTGCGCCTGCAGGTGCTGCGGACTCAGGAAGGCACCCTGCCCCCAATGGACTTGTCGCTCGACGCTCATGCGTTCACTCCCAACCTGCTCCATTGCCCTTTACAACGCGATTCCACGCTCATAGCGGCATCGCCTCGACCGTGTAGCCGTCGCGGCGCAAGGCCGCGATCAATCCTTCGCCGCCGACCAGGTGCACCGCGCCCACCGCGACCAGGCACGGCCCGTCCTGGAACAGCGTTTCCAGTTGCCCGATCCAGCGCGCGTTGCGGTCTTCCAGCAGGCAGCGGCGCGAGCGTTGTTCGATCGCCTTCGCCTCGTCGCTCAGGCCTTCCATGCGGTCGATGTCGGCCAGCCACGCCTCCAGGTTGCGCGCGCGGTACCAGGCCATCGCCTGCGCCGATTCGATGCGCAGGATCCACGAGGCGCGCAGGCGCTCGTCGAGCACGCGCGAATGCTCGCCGGCGGGCACGCAGTCCAGCGCCTTCAGCTGTTCCTCCAGCGTCTCCAGGTGCAGCACGCGCTTGCCCGCGCCGCTGGCCATGCGCTGCATGCGCGCATCCATGGTCGCTTCGCTGCCGGTCTCGCCGCGCGCTTCCAGCAAGGCCAGCACCGACCACGGCTTCATCCGGTCGAGGTCTTGCGGGCGCACGTTCGGCAGCAACGCGCGCGCCTTCGCATAGCTTTCCTTGCCGACCATCCTCGACAGCGGCTGCTCCTCCGGCAGCCAGCGGTAGCCGTCGTATTCCGGCTTCCAGGCTTCGTCGAGGTCCGCTTCGTTGACGAAGGTCTCGACCCCGGCGAGCGTGCGCTCGAGGCTGGCGTAGTCGATGCCCTGCTCTTCCGGCGTGCCGAAGTGGATCGTCGCCAGCAGGTAGCTCTCGCGCCGCGGCGGCGACGCCGGTGGCGCTGCCGCCGGATCGCCCGCATTGCCGGCGGAACCGGCCGTTTCCTGCGCCTGCGCGGCCTCCGCGGGCAGCAGGGCCGGCTGCGGCGGGATCACCCGGAACAGCACCCCGCGCATGCCCGCGGTGGGCGATGCCGCCACCGCGATGCCGCTGCCGGCCGGGTCGCGGTTCGCGTCCGCGGCCTGCACGGGTGCGGCCTGCGCGGCCTCCGCCGGCACCAGCTGCGAGGCCGCGGCATCGGTCGCCACCTGCGCGGGAACGCCGCGCAACTTCGGATCCGCTGCCTGCTGTTGCGCCTGTGCCGGTTCCTGCGCGGGCGGCGCGGCCTGTTGCGCCACGCCTGCGGAGACCGCCGCGGACAACAGCATCGCGGGCAGCAGGCAGCATGCGCCGCTGTTGCGTGCGTGCGTCATCACTGCGCGCTGGCGTGCCGCCTGTGTCATTAGGGCATTCGTTCGCCGCGCCGGCCGGGCGCGATGCACGGCATCTTTGGCGAGCGCGCCGCGCGCAACCATATGTCGTAGGAGCTATGCCGTTGGAACGGCGGTTCCGCCTTGATGGCCGCTGGCCGCGCGGAATATCGTGAACTCCATGCGAGCGCCGCTGCGTTCGCCATGTCGCGCTCGAGGGAACCCGCATGAAGGTGCTGCAGTGAAAGTGCTCATCGCGGACGACCACCGCCTGATCATCGAAGGGGTGAAGATCAAGCTCGCCGAGCTCGACCCCGGGATCGAGGCGGTGGTGGCGATGAACCTGGACGAACTCGACCGCGCGGTCGCCGCGCATGCGGACGAACTCGACCTCGCCCTGGTCGACATCACCATGCCCGGCACCTGCGGCCACCAGCACGTCGCCAAGCTGCGCGCCCAGGCGCCGGCGCTGCCGGTGATCGTGCTGTCCGGTTCCGAGGACGTCGACCTGATGCGTTCGCTGATCGACCTCGGCGTGCTCGGCTTCATCCCCAAGGCGTATTCGCCGGACGTGATGCTGTCCGCCATCCGGCTGGTGCTGGCCGGCGGCATCTACATCCCGCCGCTGCTGCTGGCGAACGCCCAGGCGCAGGGCTGGCAACCGACCGAAGCGCCACCGCCGCCGGCGGGGGATTCGAACCGCTCGGTGGATGGCTTGCGCACCCTGCTCACAGAACGCCAGATCGATGTGATGCGGCTGCTCTCGCAGGGCAAGCCGAACAAGCTGATCGCGCGCGACCTCGGGATCAGCGAAGGCACGGTGAAGATCCACCTGGCGGCGATCTTCCGCGCGCTGAACGTGCGCAACCGGGTCGAGGCGGTGGTCGCCTCGCGCAAGCTGCAGGGCCTGTAGCGCCAGCGGGTGCCGGCGTAGGACGCGGGCCATAGTGCGTCCGCCGTATTGTCCGCACCCCGCCCCGGGCGCAGCCTGATGGCGTATGCACGGCCATTCGCGGCCGTGGAGGCCGCCATGAACCGCAACGCATCCGCTTCGCGCCCCGCCCGCTTCCGCAGCCCGCTGCTCGCGCTCGGCATCGCGATCAGCAGCTTCGCCGCCGCGCAGAGCGCGCCCGATCCCGCCACCGCGCCGACCAATCCCGACCTTGGCCCTGCCTTCGCCACCAAGAACGCGGCCTACGTGCCGGTGCTGTTCGACGAGATCCCGGGCTGGGAGGACGAGAGCTTCGACGAGACCTATGCCAGCTTCGCCTCCAACTGCAAGGCGATGAAGCGCCGCGCGTCGTGGGCGCCGCTGTGCGCCAGGCTGGCCAAGCTGCCGAAAAACGACGCCGCCCTGCGCGACTTCATGCACGACGAGTTCTACGCCTACCAGATGCTGACCCCCACCCGCAGCGCCACCGGCAAGCTGACCGGCTATTTCGAGCCGCTGATCGCCGGCTCACTGCGCAACGAGGGCGCCTACAAGTACCCGATCTACGGCATCCCCAACGACATGTACATGGTCGATTCGCGCACCGTCGCCGGCCAGTCCAGCCGCTGGCTGAAGCCGTCGCAGGGCAAGCTGGTCGGCGCCGAGGCCGGCGCGCCGGGCGCGCGCCAGTACAGCATCGACCTCGCCGGGGCGTCGCCGAACACGCGCGACAAGCGCTACCGCGTGCGCATCGCCGGCAGCTCCATCGTCCCCTACTACAAGCGCCAGCAGATCGACGACAACGGCATCGACGCGCCGGTGCTGGCCTGGGTGGCCGACCCGTACAAGCTGTACTCGATGCAGATCCAGGGCTCCGGCAAGATCCAGCTCAAGGACGGCGGCCTGATCCGGCTGGCGTACGCGGAGCAGAACGGCTATCCGTTCATGCCCAACGCCACCCGCGGCGATTCCGATGCCTTGCTGCTGGCGATCAAGGCGCGCGCCCTGATGGAACCCGAGGCGGTGGAGATCCCGGGCGGCACCCGCGGCGCGCGGAAATCCGCTGGCGGCGGCCAGGACGACGAGGTGGCGCGGATCGTCGCCGCGTTGCAGGGCAACGGCAGCTACAGCTCGCCCGCCGCGGGCGGCGGCAAGTCGAAATCCGCGCCGGCGAGGAAGAAGGTGGCGAAGGCCAAGCCGCGCCCGCGCCCGGCCGCCAGCCAGCCCGACGGCATCGCATCGGCCGATGCGATCGCGGTGGAATCCTCCGACGTCGAGGCGATGATCCAGGCCCTGCTCACTGCGCCGGTCGCCGACGACAGCGAGTACGTCGCGCCCGACGAAGATCCGCCGCTGCAGGTCGCCGATGCGCCGCGGCCGTCGAGCAAATCCAAATCCTCCGGCAAGCCGGCACCGCGCATGGACATGTCCGAATTCGAGGGCAAGGGCGGCGGCAAGGGCGCCGGGCAAGCGGTCGGCAGCGGCAAGGCGGTGCCGAAGACCGGCATCGGCGATCCCAGCTACGTGTTCTTCCGCCGCATCGGCGACGGCCCGGAAGGCCCGATCGGCGCGCTCGGCGTGCCGCTGAGCGCGGGCCGCTCGATGGCGGTGGATCCGCGCGCCACCCCGCTCGGCGCACCGGTGTTCATCGACGGCCAGCAGCCCGGCGGCAAGGGGCCGATGCGGCGGCTGGTGTTCGCCCAGGACACCGGCGGCGCGATCCGCGGCAGCGTGCGCGGCGACTTCTTCTGGGGCTTCGGCGACAAGGCCGGCAAGATGGCGCTGCAGACCAACCAGCCGGTGAAGATGTGGCTGTTGCTGCCGAAGGCGGTGGCCGGCAGCGCCGCGGCCAGCGGGATCAAGACCCGCGGCGCCGGGCCGTTGCGCGATTGCGCGGTGCCGGACGAGGAGTTCTGCGTCGAGGACGACGGCAGCACCCTGGACGAGTTGCTGCCGGCGCAATGACGGCGGAACTCGGGGCGCACGGGGGCGCGCACGCAATGCGGCCAGCGATGCGGCCGCCGCGGGCGCGCCAGAGGGCATACGCCTTCCGGCGAATGGCTGCGTTGCCGATGGCTATCTAGCCTGTGGCGATACCGGGCGCGCACGCCGCGAGGCCCGGGCCACGCCGCGGGAACGCCATGCTCGACGAGCTGCTGCCCTATTACGAGAACGAACTGACCTACCTCCGGCGGCTGTCGAAGGAGTTCGCCTCGAAATACCCCAAGATCGCCTCCCGCCTGCAGATGGAAGGCGAGGTCTGCGAGGACCCGCACGTCGAGCGGATGATCGAGTCGTTCGCGTTCCTGACCTCGCGCATCCACAAGAAGCTGGACGACGAATTCCCGCAGATCACCGAGGCGATGCTGTCGGTGCTGTATCCGCATTTCCTGCGGCCGGTGCCGTCGATGTCGGTGGCGCAACTGCAGCTCTCGCCCGGCGCCGAGATCAGCGCCATGCAGGAGTTGCCGCGCCACAGCCAGTTGCTGACCCGCCCGGTGCAGGGCCTGCCGATCCGCTACCGCACCGGCTATCCGGTCGAGGTGTGGCCGATCCGCATCGCCGACGCGCGGCTGGAGGCCGCCGAGCGCTCGGCGTTCGCGGTCACCCAGGACGATACCGTCGCCACCTTGCGCATCCGCGTCGAGGCGACCGGGCAGCTGCCGCTGTCCAAGCTGCCGATCAAGCGGCTGCGGCTGTACATCGACGGCGAGAGCCCGCTGGTGCACGCGCTGCACGAACTGCTGCTCAATTCCGTCGCCGGCATCACCCTGCGCGCGCCGGACGACGCGCCGCAGGTGCCGCCGCTGCGCCTGCCGGGCAGCGCGTTGCAGCCGGTCGGCTTCGACGACGAGGACGCCCTGCTCGACTACGACCCGCGTTCGTTCCTGGGCTACCGGCTGATCCAGGAATACTTCGTGCTGCCGGAGAAGTTCCTGTTCGTCGACCTGACCCGGCTCGATACCTCGCGTTTCGACCGCGCCATGGAGATCGCCATCGAACTGGGCAGTTTCGGCCGGCCGGAACGCCTGCAGCGGCTGGAGCAGGCGGTATCGGCGGACACCTTCCGCCTGTTCTGCACCCCGATCGTCAACCTGTTCAAGCAGCAGGGCGAACCGATCCGCGTTTCCCAGGAACGCCACGAATACCAGGTGGTGCCGGACGTGCGCCGTCCGCTCGGGCTGGAGGTGTATTCGGTGGACTGGGTGCGCAAGTCCAGCCGCACGCCGAGCAGCAACGACGTGGTCGAATTCCATCCGGCGTATTCGGTGAAGCACGGCCTGCACGACGACGGCAACGGCCATTACTGGTACCTGCAGCGCCGGCCGTCGATGTTGCCGAACGACGACGGGTCCGACGTGATGATCAGCCTGGTCGACCGCGACATGAACCCGCGCGCGCCGGTGGTCGACACCCTGTCGCTGAGCCTGACCTGCACCAACCGCGACCTGCCCTCGGCGCTGCCGTTCGGCGGCGACGAAAGCCAGCTGCAGCTGGAACAGGGCGGCGTGATCGCCAGCGCGCGCCTGCTGAAGAAGCCCAGCGCGACCTGGCGCGCGCCGATGCGGCTGGCGAACCAGTGGCGGCTGATCTCGCACCTGTCGCTCAACCACTTGTCGATCGTCGATGGCGGCCGCGAGGCGCTGCTGGAGATCCTCAGCCTGTACAACTTCGCCGACTCGGTGACGGTGCGCAAGCAGATCGCCGGCATCAGCAACGTGTCCGGGCATCCGTCGGTCACCCGCGTCGGCCAGGCGCCGCGCCAGGCCTTCGTGCGCGGCACCGAGATCGAGCTGGAATTCGACGAGAACCAGTACGTCGGCTCCGGGGTGTACCTGATGGCCTGCGTGCTGGACCGGTTCTTCGGCCTGTACTGCACCGCCAATTCCTACACGCGGCTGAGCGTGCGCAGCCAGCAGCGCGAGGACTTCATGGTCCGCTTCGCCCCACGCAGCGGCAGCCTGCCCCTGGTATGAGCATGGATGCGCCCGGCAATGCGGCCACCGCCAGCGACCTGGTCGCAGCGGGCGATCCGATGCAGCCGGCGATCAACCGGCTGCTCAACGAACCCGGCCGCTTCGGCTTCTTCCAGGCGGTGCGGCTGCTGTACGGCGCAAACGGCTTCGACGGCCGCGGCACCGGCGCGCGCCCGGGACCGCTGCGCTTCACCACCCCGGCGTCGCTGGCGTTCCCGCCGTCCGAGCTGCACTCGATCGTGCAGGCCGATGCCGCGACCCGGGTATGCGTGAACTTCATGGGCCTGACCGGCCCGAGCGGCATCCTCCCGCGCACCTATACCGAGCTGCTGATCGCGCGCAAGCAGGTCCAGCGCGACCAGAGCGCGCAGGATTTCTTCGACCTGTTCAACCACCGGCTGGTCTCGCTGTTCTGGCTGGCCTGGGCCAAGCACCGGCCGGAGATCGGCCGCCAGTTCGGCTTCCACAATTCGGTCTACCGCTACCTCGAGCACGTGGTCGGGCTGGGCACGCCTGCATTGCAGGCGCGGCTGCATCCGAACAAGCGCAGCAGCAGCCCGGCGAAGCCATTGCCGAGCGCGGCGATGACCTACTTCTCCGGCCTGATCGCGCAACGCCCGCACGGCGAACGCGCGATCGCCCAGGTGGTGTCGGCGGTGGTCGGCGCGCCGGTGCAGGCCAGCGGTTGCCTGGGCACCTGGCAGGACATCGCCATGGATGCGCGCACCCGGCTCGGCCGCGACAACAACCGCCTGGGCGCTGGCTGCGTGCTCGGCGCCCGCTACTGGGACCGGCAGACCACCCTGCGCCTGACCATCGGTCCGATCGACCGCAACAAGTTCAACGCCCTGCTGCCGCGCGGCGCGCGCCTGCCGGACATCATCGAACTCACCCGTTTCCTCACCGGCCTTGCGCTCGACCTGCACATCCGCCTGTCGCTGCGCGCCGACCAGGTGCCGCCGCTGCGGCTGGGCGCGCGCAACGCCGACCGACCGCAACTGGGCTGGAACACCTGGCTGCGCGGCCGCTCCGATCCGCGACCCGCAAACGACTGCGAATTCCACTTTTC
Above is a genomic segment from Thermomonas aquatica containing:
- a CDS encoding MltA domain-containing protein, with the translated sequence MNRNASASRPARFRSPLLALGIAISSFAAAQSAPDPATAPTNPDLGPAFATKNAAYVPVLFDEIPGWEDESFDETYASFASNCKAMKRRASWAPLCARLAKLPKNDAALRDFMHDEFYAYQMLTPTRSATGKLTGYFEPLIAGSLRNEGAYKYPIYGIPNDMYMVDSRTVAGQSSRWLKPSQGKLVGAEAGAPGARQYSIDLAGASPNTRDKRYRVRIAGSSIVPYYKRQQIDDNGIDAPVLAWVADPYKLYSMQIQGSGKIQLKDGGLIRLAYAEQNGYPFMPNATRGDSDALLLAIKARALMEPEAVEIPGGTRGARKSAGGGQDDEVARIVAALQGNGSYSSPAAGGGKSKSAPARKKVAKAKPRPRPAASQPDGIASADAIAVESSDVEAMIQALLTAPVADDSEYVAPDEDPPLQVADAPRPSSKSKSSGKPAPRMDMSEFEGKGGGKGAGQAVGSGKAVPKTGIGDPSYVFFRRIGDGPEGPIGALGVPLSAGRSMAVDPRATPLGAPVFIDGQQPGGKGPMRRLVFAQDTGGAIRGSVRGDFFWGFGDKAGKMALQTNQPVKMWLLLPKAVAGSAAASGIKTRGAGPLRDCAVPDEEFCVEDDGSTLDELLPAQ
- the tssK gene encoding type VI secretion system baseplate subunit TssK → MSVERQVHWGQGAFLSPQHLQAQDAWQQANRHALHLRLTPFPWGYESLRLREDALGSGVIDVQGFALVTRDGERLVGGSIDTAAGNTRVPQRNIADLVPTSNEPIPVWLAFNRDRAIQGLAARESERLVARHALATDSLADPFDPQAPAADVDFLLYQPNIVTGLDENAEAIVRSSDSYKFAELIPAGPGKFKLSPDYIPPTTAVGASHNLARWTRALRDLLVSRGQDFASVKRQRGIRAASTSAQEVMRVVMMQTFARYITLFQEHARLNTVSAYAMYQDLRRLVAEFSVFSEDIGYFGELAGKPRETELPDYDHDDLRRCFRIGFDRAEALIKALTVGAEVGITLAYDGRFYRADLPANLFESDKTRFYLAFESEQKGAELFARLSRTGKIASMDEMPRLLSAALFGLKIDLLPVPPEELPQKSPNTTYFLVDTTHPFWQMIKNGRNIAVFSDLPSDSTVIKLFPVATQD
- a CDS encoding DotU family type IV/VI secretion system protein, producing the protein MARLLHHFLPVFTFGLALDEKVTAGQASEAAAAVTARARELIDRAKAAAQADGKRPEQADAGAFAVAAWIDEIMARNPAYLTGSVPLQVTMFNTNNAGNEFFQHLSSLRQDQDEVREVYYHALLCGFVGQYYYENGDTGELGKLKELHGRQLPVAPAPIHTLREEKITPQPYGVADPSGPKYPRQWDRMLLRIGALVALLIPLLYLAYILLNPKPSILAPVQKELAAFPCSALEASVDEGEGSVKVTGYVSRADDIAAVKQRVLGVQGVKSADVQVEHRIWPHCEVVEILKAYKARNDDGQYGLTVTPFTGHSERFIEGEKITVKVTEPNYDGYLYVDYYTVTGDVAHIFPHPQESESGRIIGGSEQLTIGEEGRGWVVCPPLGQELITVISSPTPLYADPLPEAESAKDYLPKLRRMLDANRGNAKLAAAYLFMQTEPAEGADKQAALVACGVGAAPADDAQQAVDDTTEAPAEEPAQ
- the tssG gene encoding type VI secretion system baseplate subunit TssG, with translation MSMDAPGNAATASDLVAAGDPMQPAINRLLNEPGRFGFFQAVRLLYGANGFDGRGTGARPGPLRFTTPASLAFPPSELHSIVQADAATRVCVNFMGLTGPSGILPRTYTELLIARKQVQRDQSAQDFFDLFNHRLVSLFWLAWAKHRPEIGRQFGFHNSVYRYLEHVVGLGTPALQARLHPNKRSSSPAKPLPSAAMTYFSGLIAQRPHGERAIAQVVSAVVGAPVQASGCLGTWQDIAMDARTRLGRDNNRLGAGCVLGARYWDRQTTLRLTIGPIDRNKFNALLPRGARLPDIIELTRFLTGLALDLHIRLSLRADQVPPLRLGARNADRPQLGWNTWLRGRSDPRPANDCEFHFSAMGGQSWH
- a CDS encoding TraB/GumN family protein produces the protein MTHARNSGACCLLPAMLLSAAVSAGVAQQAAPPAQEPAQAQQQAADPKLRGVPAQVATDAAASQLVPAEAAQAAPVQAADANRDPAGSGIAVAASPTAGMRGVLFRVIPPQPALLPAEAAQAQETAGSAGNAGDPAAAPPASPPRRESYLLATIHFGTPEEQGIDYASLERTLAGVETFVNEADLDEAWKPEYDGYRWLPEEQPLSRMVGKESYAKARALLPNVRPQDLDRMKPWSVLALLEARGETGSEATMDARMQRMASGAGKRVLHLETLEEQLKALDCVPAGEHSRVLDERLRASWILRIESAQAMAWYRARNLEAWLADIDRMEGLSDEAKAIEQRSRRCLLEDRNARWIGQLETLFQDGPCLVAVGAVHLVGGEGLIAALRRDGYTVEAMPL
- the tssF gene encoding type VI secretion system baseplate subunit TssF, coding for MLDELLPYYENELTYLRRLSKEFASKYPKIASRLQMEGEVCEDPHVERMIESFAFLTSRIHKKLDDEFPQITEAMLSVLYPHFLRPVPSMSVAQLQLSPGAEISAMQELPRHSQLLTRPVQGLPIRYRTGYPVEVWPIRIADARLEAAERSAFAVTQDDTVATLRIRVEATGQLPLSKLPIKRLRLYIDGESPLVHALHELLLNSVAGITLRAPDDAPQVPPLRLPGSALQPVGFDDEDALLDYDPRSFLGYRLIQEYFVLPEKFLFVDLTRLDTSRFDRAMEIAIELGSFGRPERLQRLEQAVSADTFRLFCTPIVNLFKQQGEPIRVSQERHEYQVVPDVRRPLGLEVYSVDWVRKSSRTPSSNDVVEFHPAYSVKHGLHDDGNGHYWYLQRRPSMLPNDDGSDVMISLVDRDMNPRAPVVDTLSLSLTCTNRDLPSALPFGGDESQLQLEQGGVIASARLLKKPSATWRAPMRLANQWRLISHLSLNHLSIVDGGREALLEILSLYNFADSVTVRKQIAGISNVSGHPSVTRVGQAPRQAFVRGTEIELEFDENQYVGSGVYLMACVLDRFFGLYCTANSYTRLSVRSQQREDFMVRFAPRSGSLPLV
- a CDS encoding LuxR C-terminal-related transcriptional regulator — protein: MKVLIADDHRLIIEGVKIKLAELDPGIEAVVAMNLDELDRAVAAHADELDLALVDITMPGTCGHQHVAKLRAQAPALPVIVLSGSEDVDLMRSLIDLGVLGFIPKAYSPDVMLSAIRLVLAGGIYIPPLLLANAQAQGWQPTEAPPPPAGDSNRSVDGLRTLLTERQIDVMRLLSQGKPNKLIARDLGISEGTVKIHLAAIFRALNVRNRVEAVVASRKLQGL